The Raphanus sativus cultivar WK10039 unplaced genomic scaffold, ASM80110v3 Scaffold1984, whole genome shotgun sequence DNA window AAATTacatcaaattaaaatttatctttCAAGTCGATTTTAGTTTATACATCGAGTAACTAATTGTCCAAGaatatatatgcaatataagatgttttcacattttagataaaatttaaatgtaataaaaCCACCcacatcaaaacaaaaaaaaatcgcaTCATCAAGAAAACATGACAATTTTAGAAGGTAAAGCAAATATTGAGAGAGACGTAAATAAATGATTCATTTAGATCTTTAGATGGGCTTTTTGCAAACAAGTTAGACATTTTAAAGAAATGAAACTGGTAAAATCTATTATAAAAAGAGAGATCTCACCGggagaaaaacaaagaaatgcttgaatacttttttttagttttgtttggcTACAAATTGCATGCAACGTTTATCGACGACAATCTCATTGTAGGTGATGCATATATACTTTTTAGCGACCTCTCAAGACAAGATTCCAAGAACAAACCATCAAAATAAGACGCATATCATAAAGACAACAAGCATGGCACAAGACGCATATCATAAAAATTCGAACTTTTAATGAGGAAACTGGCCTTAAGAatacttatcaaaaaaaaaaactggccTTAAGAATCTCTACCAGGAACAACCTCGTGCTTGAGCCCTGCATACTCGCcttcagctctctctctctctgattacAACGATGTCAACCAGGCAAGTTAAAGCAGTTGACTAGAGAAGCAAAGAGGTCAAGCTCCTTCCTCAGCTGCACGTTTAGTGAGCTCACACCCCCACCTACAAGGATTCTTGAGCCCACCTTTCAAGCAAAACTTGTTTCCATTTCTTCCTAAAAATCGATGAAATTGTATTTTATGGCCGCACATTTGCATGCTGTTGTCTCTTGTCTTTGAAGGTAAGGTGGTAGTGATAGGTTCCAGAGAAATAACTTTTCTTGTATCTTTTGTCTGGAGGCTTGCTTTTCCTTGAAAGATTAAAGGATCTGAGGAGAGATCAAAGATGAGAACTTGGAGGACCAGTAGGCACTAGATAATGGTAGTTTTTGTTCTGTCTTTTTCTTGCttctcaagaaaagaaaagagggAAACTGCACGAATGTTTTCATGTGTAGATATAGAAAGCATTTCAATAGAACATACTAGCGTAGACCTTAGTAGAATCcagaacataaaataaaatacaaataagcATGTTTTCCTGGTATGCAATATCGCCCTTACTATACAAAAAAACATGCTAAAGCCGATGCAGAAAACCAGTCTTGAGTAGTCCACTACTACTGCTTGCAAAATAGTATTGTATTGTTCCAAGGCACTGAAAGTGTGTATACAAACGATGTCCTAAGTCTATAAATTTGTgagtaatattttgtttctaacACACTGTTAAATTAGTAGAAGATTCTCCTTGTCCTTTCAGGTAGCGACCTTTCCATATGGCTTATAACGAAGGACCAGTACTACCAAAAGAGCCTCTCAGCTTGAGTTGAGAAGCTTCATGAACGCTGATCTTGATAGTGCGGCTCTGTGATGATCTATAAATGTCGATACACTCCTCGAGATCCGCTTCACACGTCAGAAGAACCCACTCCTTGTCATCATCCAGGTACTTAAGATCAAAGGCTgcaatattattattatctatgTTAAAACGCCTAGCGATCTCTAGCCGCAACTCTCTGAAGCCCCATGTTGGGAGCAAAGTAAACCTTACGTTGGCCTCACCGAACGTGGCTTTCACTTTAAATCCGCCTCCAGCTTTCAAGCTTCTGCTACGACTCTCTGGTAAACTCTTGAAAAGAGGATGCTCGCTGATTGTTTTGTGGCTTAGTGTTCTTGAGAGAGGCTTTGATTCCTCCATGTTCACTGTGTGAAGTTTTACCTCGCTACGAGCTCTCTTCAAGATTTCACCAGCATTTTCAGCCATCAGAGTAGTGGTTAAAGTATTATTAGCAGTATTGGTGCTTTGATTAGCTTCAGTTGAGCAGCATGTGCTTGAACCAGAGCTGTGGCTACAAGAAGATGATGGTGGTGACCTTGAAGCAACTCCCTGAGCTGAAAGACCCTTTTCGGTTTGAGCATTCAAGTGTCTTGACTGGTCATTGTTCTTGAAGGAAGTTCCAGATACATTCTGGGAGCTCAACTCTGGGAAACTTGTGTAGAATGAATCTAGTTGGATAGAGCCTTGAACACCTTGAACAGAGTCGATAACAAGTTGGAGTTTCTTTAAAGAGTGTCCCACTTTCTTGATCTTCCTGGAAGGCCATCTTGTTATCCCATGTTGCCTACATATTCTTTTCAATGTAGTTGGACAAACTAAAACAACATAAGAATGAATTTAATCACTATCTGagaaatttatgaaatataaataattaaaataacagGAAGTTTTCTTACCACCAATGTTCTTGGCTGCATCTTTGAGGCTTCCTGCAAAGTACTGTCTAAGAACTTCTAAACCAATCgtcttttctgtttttgttcttCTCTTTTCACCTGGTCTTCTACTTCCTAACAACGGTTGTCCTTGTCCCACACCAAAGGAAGATGCATCAAAGCTACTGTGGCCACGGCTAATCTGATTCTTGTTGTCCCAGCCAGATGTCAGCATGAACTCTTCTTTGGGCTCTTCTTTCTGATACTCCCATGAAAGGGACACGCCTTTACCCTTCTCGTTAGCCTTTATCATGTGGGAGATCCATGAGGAATCTTCCTGAGAGATCTCTTCCAAAGGCAAAGGTTCCAGAGGCAAAGGGTTCTCTGAGAAAAGCAGTTCCTCTTTAACGGGAAACACCACTTCCAGCTCTAGCTCTTTATCAATGACAAGATTCAAGCTCCTGAAATCATTCTGCAGTGTCACAGACAGTGACTTGAGCGTTTCTTGTTGCGCTTCTGTGTCAAGACAACTTTTGGGAAAGAAAAACTCCAACACAAACTCAACAGAACCattgaatttgtttttcaaaGGGACAGCCAAAGCGGCATGTAGACCAGAGATCTTAGCGTGGTGCGCAAGAGAGTAATTGGTCTTGCTAAAAGTGGTAACTTCAGGGACAAAGAACAGTTTGGTCGCTTTAAATGCTTTTCCCACAATGCCTTCCCCTTGAAGCAAATGGTGTTCAGAGCATGCCACTTGGAAATGATAACTCTGTTGGTCCAGAACAAAGCAAGCAGAATCCACGGTTGAAACACACTCAGAGAAGTTCTCATCTGAATGTCTGGATCCACCTCTGCCTTGCCTAGCACACGGTGCCCATGTTAAAGCCAGAGGCAGATCATATGATCTGCAGACTGATGTCAAAAAGACTGATACCTCAGGTAATGCTGCATAATAGAATTGATCATAGACCTGCAGAAACTGTAAATGACACTTAGCAAAGTCATTGTTATCAAATTGATTTGGTTTTAGAGAACATTTTTTGACACACCTCACTGCTTGGAGATTTCAAGTTTTCTGAACTTCTTAGATTAACAGCCTACAGAAATACAGCAACCTCTTTAGGCTAACACAAATACACAAACAAAACTTGTGATCCAAAGGGGCAGAGAGAAAACCTCTAGAGCTTTACAGATATTCTCAAGTTCTGGCTTGTAATTCATCTTTTGAGTTGTTCTGACAATCTCAACAACACCTAGACAAATCCCACTACCTCTTTCAAACACAGGAAGAGCTAATGATCCACGAACATCACATCTCTGAGCTTCTTTGATGCGTGGATACTCTTCACTTCTGAAGAACCGCACATCAGGTGTCCACTCAGGTAACTTCCCAAGGAACACACGGCCAGGGAGACCTACAGACTCCTTGGAATCCTCATCAGCCAGGAAGTTGTATTCCACTGAGGCATCTCTGTATCTTTTAAGACTCAAGTGTTTTGGGTTGAAGGAATGTGGCTGCTCCAAAGTGGTGAGGAAGTTCTTGCCTTCTTGTTGGATTGGCACCCATATCTGTATAAGGGAGTCTTTATCCTGCACCGCCTCGTTAAGACCCTTGATAGCTTGTACTAGTCTATCTTTCACTGATGAAGAAGGGCCTTGTCTTGTTCTTGGAGCTATCCACCATCTTTTACCTCTCTCAGTTTCTTCAAGGAGAAACTTCTCTGCTTGTGTAGAAATCATAGCTGCAGAGTGGTCAGAAGGTACTTGGTTCATTGGTTGACTGGTGAGATCTTCGATCTTGAGAGAACCTGGTGTTGTTGAAGGAAACTTTCTCCCTGTCTCTACCTTAGAGATATGGTCATAAAGGAAAGAGTTGTTGTTGTCATTCATGTTGGTATAAGTTGTCTGCTTCAAGCTCTTACCATCTGTTGCCTCAAGCCAACAT harbors:
- the LOC130505065 gene encoding protein NLP2-like isoform X2; this translates as MEGGSGGGHGGFLPNSSFGAFSETATNMDFMDELFFDGCWLEATDGKSLKQTTYTNMNDNNNSFLYDHISKVETGRKFPSTTPGSLKIEDLTSQPMNQVPSDHSAAMISTQAEKFLLEETERGKRWWIAPRTRQGPSSSVKDRLVQAIKGLNEAVQDKDSLIQIWVPIQQEGKNFLTTLEQPHSFNPKHLSLKRYRDASVEYNFLADEDSKESVGLPGRVFLGKLPEWTPDVRFFRSEEYPRIKEAQRCDVRGSLALPVFERGSGICLGVVEIVRTTQKMNYKPELENICKALEAVNLRSSENLKSPSSEVYDQFYYAALPEVSVFLTSVCRSYDLPLALTWAPCARQGRGGSRHSDENFSECVSTVDSACFVLDQQSYHFQVACSEHHLLQGEGIVGKAFKATKLFFVPEVTTFSKTNYSLAHHAKISGLHAALAVPLKNKFNGSVEFVLEFFFPKSCLDTEAQQETLKSLSVTLQNDFRSLNLVIDKELELEVVFPVKEELLFSENPLPLEPLPLEEISQEDSSWISHMIKANEKGKGVSLSWEYQKEEPKEEFMLTSGWDNKNQISRGHSSFDASSFGVGQGQPLLGSRRPGEKRRTKTEKTIGLEVLRQYFAGSLKDAAKNIGVCPTTLKRICRQHGITRWPSRKIKKVGHSLKKLQLVIDSVQGVQGSIQLDSFYTSFPELSSQNVSGTSFKNNDQSRHLNAQTEKGLSAQGVASRSPPSSSCSHSSGSSTCCSTEANQSTNTANNTLTTTLMAENAGEILKRARSEVKLHTVNMEESKPLSRTLSHKTISEHPLFKSLPESRSRSLKAGGGFKVKATFGEANVRFTLLPTWGFRELRLEIARRFNIDNNNIAAFDLKYLDDDKEWVLLTCEADLEECIDIYRSSQSRTIKISVHEASQLKLRGSFGSTGPSL
- the LOC130505065 gene encoding protein NLP2-like isoform X1, translating into MEGGSGGGHGGFLPNSSFGAFSETATNMDFMDELFFDGCWLEATDGKSLKQTTYTNMNDNNNSFLYDHISKVETGRKFPSTTPGSLKIEDLTSQPMNQVPSDHSAAMISTQAEKFLLEETERGKRWWIAPRTRQGPSSSVKDRLVQAIKGLNEAVQDKDSLIQIWVPIQQEGKNFLTTLEQPHSFNPKHLSLKRYRDASVEYNFLADEDSKESVGLPGRVFLGKLPEWTPDVRFFRSEEYPRIKEAQRCDVRGSLALPVFERGSGICLGVVEIVRTTQKMNYKPELENICKALEAVNLRSSENLKSPSSEFLQVYDQFYYAALPEVSVFLTSVCRSYDLPLALTWAPCARQGRGGSRHSDENFSECVSTVDSACFVLDQQSYHFQVACSEHHLLQGEGIVGKAFKATKLFFVPEVTTFSKTNYSLAHHAKISGLHAALAVPLKNKFNGSVEFVLEFFFPKSCLDTEAQQETLKSLSVTLQNDFRSLNLVIDKELELEVVFPVKEELLFSENPLPLEPLPLEEISQEDSSWISHMIKANEKGKGVSLSWEYQKEEPKEEFMLTSGWDNKNQISRGHSSFDASSFGVGQGQPLLGSRRPGEKRRTKTEKTIGLEVLRQYFAGSLKDAAKNIGVCPTTLKRICRQHGITRWPSRKIKKVGHSLKKLQLVIDSVQGVQGSIQLDSFYTSFPELSSQNVSGTSFKNNDQSRHLNAQTEKGLSAQGVASRSPPSSSCSHSSGSSTCCSTEANQSTNTANNTLTTTLMAENAGEILKRARSEVKLHTVNMEESKPLSRTLSHKTISEHPLFKSLPESRSRSLKAGGGFKVKATFGEANVRFTLLPTWGFRELRLEIARRFNIDNNNIAAFDLKYLDDDKEWVLLTCEADLEECIDIYRSSQSRTIKISVHEASQLKLRGSFGSTGPSL
- the LOC130505065 gene encoding protein NLP2-like isoform X3, with amino-acid sequence MEGGSGGGHGGFLPNSSFGAFSETATNMDFMDELFFDGCWLEATDGKSLKQTTYTNMNDNNNSFLYDHISKVETGRKFPSTTPGSLKIEDLTSQPMNQVPSDHSAAMISTQAEKFLLEETERGKRWWIAPRTRQGPSSSVKDRLVQAIKGLNEAVQDKDSLIQIWVPIQQEGKNFLTTLEQPHSFNPKHLSLKRYRDASVEYNFLADEDSKESVGLPGRVFLGKLPEWTPDVRFFRSEEYPRIKEAQRCDVRGSLALPVFERGSGICLGVVEIVRTTQKMNYKPELENICKALEAVNLRSSENLKSPSSEFLQVYDQFYYAALPEVSVFLTSVCRSYDLPLALTWAPCARQGRGGSRHSDENFSECVSTVDSACFVLDQQSYHFQVACSEHHLLQGEGIVGKAFKATKLFFVPEVTTFSKTNYSLAHHAKISGLHAALAVPLKNKFNGSVEFVLEFFFPKSCLDTEAQQETLKSLSVTLQNDFRSLNLVIDKELELEVVFPVKEELLFSENPLPLEPLPLEEISQEDSSWISHMIKANEKGKGVSLSWEYQKEEPKEEFMLTSGWDNKNQISRGHSSFDASSFGVGQGQPLLGSRRPGEKRRTKTEKTIGLEVLRQYFAGSLKDAAKNIGVCPTTLKRICRQHGITRWPSRKIKKVGHSLKKLQLVIDSVQGVQGSIQLDSFYTSFPELSSQNVSGTSFKNNDQSRHLNAQTEKGLSAQGVASRSPPSSSCSHSSGSSTCCSTEANQSTNTANNTLTTTLMAENAGEILKRARSEVKLHTVNMEESKPLSRTLSHKTISEHPLFKSLPESRSRSLKAGGGFKVKATFGEANPLILSTWMMTRSGFF
- the LOC130505065 gene encoding protein NLP2-like isoform X4, with the translated sequence MEGGSGGGHGGFLPNSSFGAFSETATNMDFMDELFFDGCWLEATDGKSLKQTTYTNMNDNNNSFLYDHISKVETGRKFPSTTPGSLKIEDLTSQPMNQVPSDHSAAMISTQAEKFLLEETERGKRWWIAPRTRQGPSSSVKDRLVQAIKGLNEAVQDKDSLIQIWVPIQQEGKNFLTTLEQPHSFNPKHLSLKRYRDASVEYNFLADEDSKESVGLPGRVFLGKLPEWTPDVRFFRSEEYPRIKEAQRCDVRGSLALPVFERGSGICLGVVEIVRTTQKMNYKPELENICKALEAVNLRSSENLKSPSSEFLQVYDQFYYAALPEVSVFLTSVCRSYDLPLALTWAPCARQGRGGSRHSDENFSECVSTVDSACFVLDQQSYHFQVACSEHHLLQGEGIVGKAFKATKLFFVPEVTTFSKTNYSLAHHAKISGLHAALAVPLKNKFNGSVEFVLEFFFPKSCLDTEAQQETLKSLSVTLQNDFRSLNLVIDKELELEVVFPVKEELLFSENPLPLEPLPLEEISQEDSSWISHMIKANEKGKGVSLSWEYQKEEPKEEFMLTSGWDNKNQISRGHSSFDASSFGVGQGQPLLGSRRPGEKRRTKTEKTIGLEVLRQYFAGSLKDAAKNIGEYVGNMG